From a region of the Nyctibius grandis isolate bNycGra1 chromosome 12, bNycGra1.pri, whole genome shotgun sequence genome:
- the CCDC102A gene encoding coiled-coil domain-containing protein 102A → MSQSGASRLAGSPPLPGGSLLALLAPDPSPSPPSGTPSPGPPPALLEGDWEGREELRLRELEEARARAAQMEKTMRWWSDCTANWREKWSKVRAERNRAREEVRQLRHRLEALTKELAGLRRDRDRDRPEERPPPARLHGPPGADGTEGEADPEREPVRDVGAEVPQKAKELELMENLLTSKQDESWEQRGPRASFSRQERSRLLWEDVSVMEEEATKVTALKLRLDESQKVLLKEREDKLALSKSIEKLEGELSQWKIKYEELNKNKQEVMKQLNILKEIHQDELGRISEDLEDELGARSSMDKKLAELRAEMERLQAENAAEWGRRERLETEKLNLERENKKLRAQIEDLEEVLARKRRQTASALDTDLKTIQAELFEKNKELADLKHIHTKLKKQYQEKMAELAHANRRVEQHEGEVKKLRLRVEELKKELAQAEDELDEAHNQTRKLQRSLDEQTEQSESFQVQLEHLQSRLRRQQSTPLFGKMRSARFGPDDTGDGTSDPDEDEDLQIQVP, encoded by the exons ATGAGCCAAAGCGGGGCCTCGCGCCTGGCCGGctccccgccgctgccgggggGCTCGTTGCTGGCCCTACTGGCCCCCGACCCCTCGCCGTCCCCCCCCAGCGGGACACCGTCACCGGGTCCCCCGCCGGCGTTACTGGAAGGGGACTGGGAAGGGCGGGAGGAGCTGCGGCtgcgggagctggaggaggcgCGGGCGCGGGCGGCGCAGATGGAGAAGACGATGCGGTGGTGGTCGGACTGCACGGCCAACTGGCGCGAGAAATGGAGCAAGGTGCGGGCCGAACGCAACCGGGCCCGCGAGGAGGTGCGGCAGCTGCGCCACCGCCTCGAGGCCCTCACCAAGGAGCTGGCCGGGCTGCGGCGTGACCGTGACCGCGACCGGCCGGAGGAGCgaccgccgcccgcccggctgCACGGCCCGCCCGGCGCCGACGGCACCGAGGGAGAGGCCGACCCCGAGCGGGAGCCCGTGCGGGATGTGGGGGCTGAGGTGCCCCAAAAAGCCAAG GAGCTGGAGCTGATGGAAAACCTCTTGACGAGCAAGCAGGACGAGAGCTGGGAGCAGCGAGGCCCCCGGGCCTCCTTCAGCCGCCAGGAACGGAGCCGTCTGCTCTGGGAGGACGTCAGCGTCATGGAGGAGGAGGCCACCAAAGTCACCGCCCTGAAGCTGAGGCTGGATGAGTCCCAAAAAGTGCTGCTCAAGGAGCGGGA GGACAAGCTGGCGCTCAGCAAGAGCATTGAGAAGCTGGAGGGTGAGCTCAGCCAGTGGAAGATCAAGTACGAGGAGCTCAACAAGAACAAGCAGGAGGTGATGAAGCAG ctcaaCATCCTGAAGGAGATCCACCAGGACGAGCTGGGGCGCATCTCCGAGGACCTGGAGGACGAGCTGGGCGCTCGCTCCAGCATGGACAAGAAGCTGGCTGAGCTGCGCGCGGAG ATGGAGCGGCTGCAGGCGGAGAACGCGGCCGAGTGGGGCCGGCGGGAGCGGCTGGAGACGGAGAAGCTCAATCTGGAGCGGGAGAACAAGAAGCTGCGGGCGCAGATCGAGGACCTGGAGGAGGTGCTGGCTCGCAAGCGGCGCCAGACAGCCAGCGCCCTGGACACCGACCTCAAAACCATCCAGGCCGAGCTCTTCGAGAAGAACAAG GAGCTGGCCGACCTCAAGCACATCCACACCAAGCTGAAGAAGCAGTACCAGGAGAAGATGGCCGAGCTGGCCCACGCCAACCGCCGCGTGGAGCAGCACGAGGGTGAGGTGAAGAAGCTGCGCCTGAGGGTGGAGGAGCTCAAAAAGGAGCTGGCCCAAGCCGAGGATGAG CTGGATGAGGCCCACAACCAGACGCGGAAGCTGCAGCGGTCGCTGGACGAGCAGACGGAGCAGAGCGAGAGCTTCCAGGTGCAGCTGGAGCATCTGCAGTCCCG GCTGCGGCGGCAGCAGAGCACCCCGCTCTTCGGCAAGATGCGCAGCGCCCGCTTCGGCCCCGACGACACCGGCGACGGCACCAGTGACCCCGATGAGGACGAGGACCTGCAGATCCAGGTGCCTTAG
- the LOC137669480 gene encoding adhesion G-protein coupled receptor G1-like yields the protein MARGDALAAPRQLRRGLRPGPGASEAGRADPTGHGGTTPRRPDALAPVTPRRRAGADRQRPGTDLPARRVFVTVQPGAAAESRVPEQREHPPVAISAVNGGEDSFLMVFGGNGEVLVQLRGQRWPARGRREGGQGPAGSGTGRTPAPLCVPTGAPAPGQSPREHAWITDTPGTPAGGTGTPRTPPGSTSGPRTPPERGHTWITDSPGTPPGARVGRAPPCRPPPPAVPRSGGGGTARPPRLPIGRGRCHSAAGAEAARPAGAAAFLRARPARPGPGTAGTAGTARPGWPGAPRYAPVPPGPARPGAAAPSTKVSPKFPVAPVPPVPRPPPRPPARPRPVPPRSLTALGPVPFNVFINDLDEGIECTLSQVTDGTKLVPGMPLPCPGPSPGCEKEQSRSGRPHCGGADAESCPVPKERTMVMPTPPLITLVLCLTTSVLWARGSAPQMAPSELEEMESDVDALEKELQQGCGRARQARERLNRLEEKLTRQERYNFTGSMVQTYVFKFMTEHFRGLNLSSRMDTKLGGGGRLRHAMNFPAELVEGIRVRGAEQELVCIYIHSPCVFQDAHNSSVLNNDVLGAFLPSGSVAGLSRPVEIQFWHDTVLDASNATCVFWKPGAGAGSTGSWSRDGCETTHREGTVICHCDHLTYFAVLLLPAGALSPAQLASLTHISTVGCSLSAAATLCTLLLCCCSRQRLKDTTTRIHMHLLAALLLLNCSFLLSAPLAAGAEGLCRVAAAMLHASLLCALAWMAAEAFHLLLLLVKVYNVYIQHYLLKLCLFAWGLPTLAVAAVFVFKRDTYGYHGISTSEGYRNVTMCWLTSLPAHYATLCYAGLILLFNALVLGRVVLILRRIRRRKGQARRDWVTVLGLTCLLGTTWGLAFCSFGVFLVPQLYLFTILNSLQGLFVCLWYVTVHRRSKPGSVSNTSGATVPREGQPKDFLPGPASVSEDSGTAPRPPANPETINKCKAAT from the exons ATGGCCCGGGGGGACGCCCTGGCTGCACCCCGACAGCTCCGGCGAGGGTTAAGGCCTGGACCTGGTGCCAGCGAGGCAGGAAGAGCAGATCCAACGGGCCACGGCGGCACGACGCCAAGGCGGCCGGACGCGCTCGCTCCGGTGACACCGCGACGAAGGGCCGGCGCTGACCGCCAGCGGCCCGGCACCGACCTCCCGGCCCGGCGG GTTTTTGTGACGGTGCAGCCCGGAGCCGCCGCCGAGTCCAGGGTGCCGGAGCAGCGGGAGCACCCGCCGGTGGCAATTAGTGCTGTGAACGGGGGAGAGGATTCATTTCTGATGGTATTTGGTGGAAACGGTGAAGTTTTGGTACAACTCCGAGGCCAGCGTTGGCCTGCGCGCGGCCGCAGGGAGGGAGGCCAGGGCCCGGCGGGATCCGGCACCGGCAGGACCCCCGCGCCGCTGTGCGTGCCCACGGGAGCACCGGCACCCGGGCAAAGCCCACGGGAGCACGCGTGGATCACGGACACCCCCGGAACACCCGCGGGGGGCACCGGCACCCCTCGGACACCCCCGGGGAGCACGAGTGGACCACGGACACCCCCGGAACGGGGGCACACGTGGATCACGGACTCCCCCGGAACACCCCCGGGAGCACGCGTGGGTCGCGCCCCCCcctgccgcccccccccgccagccGTCCCGCGCTCCGGCGGGGGCGGAaccgcccgccccccgcgcctTCCCATTGGCCGCGGGCGCTGCCACTCCGCCGCCGGCGCTGaggcggcccggcccgcgggaGCCGCCGCATTCCTGcgcgcccgcccggcccggcccggccccggtaCGGCCGGTACCGCCGGCACGGCTCGGCCCGGCTGGCCCGGTGCCCCCCGTTACGCTCCGGTAccacccggcccggcccggcccggcgcggccgcCCCCTCCACCAAAGTTTCCCCCAAGTTTCCCGTCGCGCCGGTGCCGCCGGTGCCgcgtccccccccccgcccgccggcccggccccggcccgtCCCGCCGCGCTCCCTCACCG CGTTGGGGCCGGTTCCGTTCAAtgtcttcatcaatgacctggacgaggggatcgagtgcaccctcagtcaGGTCACAGATggcaccaagctgg TGCCGGGGATGCCCCTCCCGTGCCCCGGTCCTTCACCGGGCTGTGAAAAAGA GCAGAGCCGGAGCGGACGACCCCATTGTGGTGGTGCCGACGCCGAGAGCTGCCCCGTGCCCAAG GAGAGGACCATGGTGATGCCCACCCCACCGCTCATCACCCTCGTTCTCTGCCTCACCACCTCTGTCCTGTGGGCTCGAG GCTCAGCTCCCCAAATGGCTCCGTCAGagctggaggagatggagagCGATGTGGATGCCCTGgagaaggagctgcagcagggctgcggCAGAGCCCGCCAAGCCAGGGAGAG GTTAAACCGGCTGGAAGAGAAGCTGACCCGCCAAGAGAGATACAACTTCACGGGCAGCATGGTCCAGACCTACGTGTTCAAGTTCATGACCGAGCACTTCAGAGGGTTAAACCTCAGCAGCAGGATG GACACGAagctgggtggtggtgggaggcTGAGGCACGCCATGAACTTCCCGGCGGAGCTCGTGGAGGGCATCCGGGTGCGGGGAGCGGAGCAGGAGCTCGTCTGCATCTACATCCACAGCCCCTGCGTCTTCCAG GACGCCCACAACAGCTCGGTGCTGAACAACGACGTGCTGGGAGCCTTCCTGCCGAGCGGGAGCGTGGCCGGGCTCAGCCGCCCCGTGGAGATCCAGTTCTGGCACGACACGGTGCTG GATGCCTCCAATGCCACCTGCGTCTTCTGGAAGCCCGGAGCTG GCGCGGGCAGCAccggcagctggagcagggatggCTGCGAGACCACGCACAGGGAGGGCACCGTCATCTGCCACTGCGACCACCTCACCTACTTCGCCGTCCTGCTG CTCCCGGCGGGCGCCCTGAGCCCGGCCCAGCTGGCATCGCTCACCCACATCAGCACCGTCGGCTGCTCGCTCTCGGCCGCTGCCACCCTCTGcaccctcctgctctgctgctgctccag GCAGCGGCTGAAGGACACCACCACCAGGATCCACATGCATCTCCTGGCCGCACTGCTCCTGCTCAACTGCAGCTTCCTGCTGAGCGCGCCGCTGGCCGCCGGCGCTGAGGGGCTCTGCCGGGTCGCCGCCGCCATGCTGCACGCCAGCCTCCTCTGCGCCCTGGCGTGGATGGCCGCTGAGgccttccacctcctcctcctcctcgtcaaGGTCTACAACGTCTACATCCAGCACTACCTCCTCAAGCTCTGCCTCTTCGCTTGGG GTCTGCCCACGCTGGCCGTGGCGGCTGTTTTTGTCTTCAAGAGAGATACGTACGGGTACCACGGCATCAGCACCTCCGAAGGCTACAGGAACGTGACCAT GTGCTGGCTCACCAGCCTGCCGGCCCATTACGCCACCCTCTGCTACGCCGGCCTCATCCTGCTCTTCAACGCGCTGGTGCTGGGGCGGGTGGTGCTGATCCTGCGGCGGATCCGGCGGCGGAAGGGGCAGGCGAGGAGGGACTGGGTGACGGTGCTGGGGCTCACCTGCCTGCTGGGCACCACCTGGGGCTTGGCCTTCTGCAGCTTCGGCGTCTTCCTCGTCCCCCAGCTCTACCTCTTCACCATCCTCAACTCCCTGCAAG